From the Nitrospirota bacterium genome, one window contains:
- the dnaJ gene encoding molecular chaperone DnaJ yields the protein MKDYYKILGVQRDATEAEIKRAYRKLAMECHPDRNQGDRDCEERFKELSEAYSVLGTPEKRANYDRFGTAEGAQAGAGFGPFGAGGFAGAFGDVFEDVFADFFGTFTGARSSRVRGNDLRYDLEISLEEAARGTEETIGIQRWRPCTECGGTGSRSKRPATCPDCGGRGQVRFHQGFFTVSRTCPRCKGEGSYVTDPCEACRGEGRKKVPATISVKVPPGVDSGSRLKMTGEGDPGERGGPPGDLYIIITVKPHDLFVREGDTLLCKVPITFPQAALGDEIEVPTLEGMRKLKVPAGTQPGSTFTLKGKGMPRLGGRGHGNQVVVVDVAVPRHVNAKQKALLEEFARLSEDEATQGFKERLKSMFAGKA from the coding sequence ATGAAGGACTACTACAAGATTCTCGGGGTCCAGAGGGACGCCACCGAGGCGGAGATAAAGCGGGCATACAGGAAACTCGCCATGGAGTGCCACCCCGACAGAAACCAGGGGGACAGGGACTGCGAGGAGCGCTTCAAGGAGCTGAGCGAGGCCTACTCCGTCCTGGGCACTCCGGAGAAGAGGGCCAATTACGACCGCTTCGGCACCGCGGAGGGCGCCCAAGCGGGGGCGGGCTTCGGGCCCTTCGGCGCCGGCGGCTTCGCCGGCGCCTTCGGGGACGTTTTCGAGGACGTCTTCGCCGATTTCTTCGGCACCTTCACTGGCGCCAGGAGCAGCCGCGTGCGGGGCAACGACCTCAGGTACGACCTCGAGATATCCCTGGAGGAGGCCGCCCGGGGCACGGAGGAGACGATAGGCATCCAGAGGTGGCGCCCGTGCACGGAGTGCGGCGGCACCGGTTCGCGCTCGAAGAGGCCCGCCACCTGCCCCGACTGCGGGGGCAGGGGACAGGTGCGCTTCCACCAGGGGTTTTTCACCGTTTCCAGAACGTGTCCCCGCTGCAAGGGGGAGGGCTCCTACGTGACGGACCCCTGCGAGGCATGCCGGGGAGAGGGCAGAAAGAAGGTCCCGGCCACCATCTCGGTAAAGGTGCCGCCGGGGGTGGATTCGGGCTCGCGCCTGAAGATGACCGGCGAGGGGGACCCCGGCGAAAGGGGCGGCCCCCCCGGAGACCTCTACATCATCATCACGGTCAAGCCCCACGACCTCTTCGTCAGGGAAGGGGACACCCTGCTGTGCAAGGTGCCGATTACCTTCCCCCAGGCGGCCCTCGGCGACGAGATAGAAGTGCCCACCCTGGAGGGGATGAGGAAGCTCAAGGTTCCCGCCGGTACGCAGCCGGGCTCCACGTTCACCCTGAAGGGCAAGGGCATGCCCCGCCTGGGCGGCAGGGGGCACGGAAACCAGGTCGTCGTGGTCGACGTGGCCGTCCCCAGGCACGTCAACGCCAAGCAGAAGGCCCTCCTTGAGGAGTTCGCGCGCCTTTCCGAGGACGAAGCCACCCAGGGCTTCAAGGAGCGCCTGAAGAGCATGTTCGCCGGGAAGGCATGA
- a CDS encoding DUF4388 domain-containing protein → MKGIKGQLSSLSITDLMQWIDMNKKSGVLFVSLEDEGKCFCFEEGRLLMASSNRPGGRFGEFLSREGGVPLGHIRDAVAASRREGMPLLGYLIEKKVVPAAFLKVAVEQLAEAGIMDILRWEDGSFQFVEDLPRVLAKGPVRLGVNFITFEAVRKHDELLKEKGR, encoded by the coding sequence ATGAAGGGCATCAAGGGGCAACTGAGTTCCCTCTCCATCACCGACCTGATGCAGTGGATAGACATGAACAAGAAGTCCGGGGTCCTGTTCGTCTCGCTGGAGGACGAGGGAAAGTGCTTCTGCTTCGAGGAGGGAAGGCTCCTCATGGCCTCCTCCAACCGCCCCGGCGGGCGCTTCGGGGAATTCCTCTCACGGGAAGGAGGCGTCCCCCTGGGGCATATCCGGGATGCCGTGGCGGCTTCCCGGAGGGAGGGGATGCCGCTCTTGGGCTACCTCATCGAGAAGAAGGTAGTCCCCGCCGCCTTTCTGAAGGTGGCCGTGGAGCAGCTTGCCGAGGCCGGCATCATGGACATCCTCCGCTGGGAGGACGGCTCGTTTCAGTTCGTGGAGGACCTGCCCCGGGTGCTCGCGAAAGGTCCCGTCAGGCTCGGCGTGAACTTCATCACCTTCGAAGCCGTACGCAAGCACGACGAACTGCTCAAGGAAAAGGGCCGCTAG